A single region of the Paramicrobacterium fandaimingii genome encodes:
- a CDS encoding ABC transporter permease yields the protein MSESSTAAGTAAHEIAQSSPRGSTPSARGKKPGSRPPGQRSLAASPGTWLVWAGIAAFFVFLFGILTSVLVDSLGKGWFATWLPAEFTVDWYAESWERFELAQVIGVTLIVSLSVVAISILVGVPAAYVLARRDFPFKRAVTALFLLPVLIPPITFGIPLATVMYNFGLGRSLIAVILVNLVPSVPFVIITMTPFIEQINPTIENAARMCGAGMRHVFVRILGPLLVPGILAAAILVLVRTVGMFELTFLVSGPGSDTLVVAIYRAMTSAGGAEPRPLVSSMAVMYTAMMLVILVIALRFVNPTQLVARVRDSDDD from the coding sequence ATGTCAGAATCCTCCACAGCGGCGGGCACTGCCGCACACGAAATCGCGCAGAGTTCTCCACGAGGCTCCACGCCGAGCGCACGAGGAAAGAAGCCCGGGTCGCGGCCTCCGGGGCAGCGGTCCCTCGCCGCATCGCCGGGAACATGGCTCGTCTGGGCCGGCATCGCCGCGTTCTTCGTCTTTCTTTTCGGCATTCTCACGAGCGTGCTCGTCGATTCGCTCGGAAAGGGCTGGTTCGCCACCTGGCTGCCCGCCGAGTTCACCGTCGACTGGTACGCAGAATCGTGGGAGCGCTTCGAGTTGGCGCAGGTGATCGGCGTCACGCTCATCGTCTCGCTCAGCGTTGTCGCGATCTCCATACTCGTCGGAGTTCCCGCAGCCTACGTGCTTGCTCGACGGGATTTCCCGTTCAAGCGCGCGGTGACGGCGCTGTTCCTTCTGCCCGTGCTGATCCCGCCGATCACGTTCGGCATCCCGCTTGCGACGGTGATGTACAACTTCGGCCTCGGGCGCTCGCTCATCGCCGTCATTCTCGTCAACCTTGTGCCGTCTGTGCCGTTTGTGATCATCACGATGACGCCGTTCATCGAGCAGATCAACCCGACGATCGAGAACGCGGCGCGCATGTGCGGTGCGGGAATGCGCCACGTCTTCGTTCGCATTCTCGGCCCGCTCCTTGTGCCGGGCATCCTCGCGGCGGCAATTCTCGTGCTTGTGCGAACGGTCGGCATGTTCGAGCTGACGTTCCTGGTGTCAGGGCCGGGTTCAGACACGCTCGTTGTCGCGATCTACCGGGCAATGACGTCGGCAGGCGGCGCCGAGCCGCGGCCGCTCGTCTCGTCGATGGCCGTGATGTACACGGCGATGATGCTCGTGATCCTCGTGATCGCGCTGCGCTTCGTCAACCCGACGCAACTGGTTGCCCGGGTGCGTGATTCTGACGATGACTGA
- the rpsF gene encoding 30S ribosomal protein S6, with the protein MTHQYELMVILDPEIDERTVAPSLDKFLNVIRNGGGTVDNIDIWGRRRLAYEINKKSEGIYAVVDFTATTESTQELDRQLKLSEAVMRTKVLRAEEAIAQVAFEAQRAEAKAARKASKGA; encoded by the coding sequence GTGACGCATCAGTACGAACTCATGGTCATCCTCGACCCGGAAATTGACGAGCGCACGGTTGCACCGAGCCTCGACAAGTTCCTCAACGTCATCCGCAACGGCGGTGGAACTGTCGACAACATTGACATCTGGGGACGCCGTCGTCTGGCGTACGAGATCAACAAGAAGTCCGAGGGCATCTACGCCGTCGTTGACTTCACCGCGACGACCGAGTCCACTCAGGAGCTCGACCGCCAGCTGAAGCTCTCCGAAGCCGTCATGCGCACAAAGGTGCTCCGCGCAGAAGAAGCGATCGCTCAGGTTGCTTTCGAAGCGCAGCGCGCTGAGGCCAAGGCCGCGCGCAAGGCAAGCAAGGGCGCCTAG
- a CDS encoding ABC transporter permease, giving the protein MSTALTDSEHAAPVESQRSTASLSHRLAERGVDARLWLLLPALVFILALFVYPFAYGIGLTAQPLQRTVDQWGGGIFANYVQFFNDPFIFDSVWLTMRLALPAALFNVLVSIPLAFKLRGKFRGKRLMSALLVLPITLGTVLTAQGLLIFAGRQGWLNRFLLDIGLIDQPLQLVNNYLGVMFSLIISGFPFAFLLVSSYLSGIDPSLESAAKTLGANWRQRFTRVTLPLLAPGLATTFILTFVLAFSVFPSARLVGDPGGSTRVMALMAYRAFGEQQNYSMASTIAILMGVVELIVIAVVLLGRSFLYKGSTGGKG; this is encoded by the coding sequence ATGAGCACTGCGCTGACTGACAGCGAGCACGCGGCGCCGGTGGAATCGCAGCGAAGCACGGCGAGCCTGAGCCATCGTCTTGCCGAACGCGGGGTCGATGCACGGCTGTGGCTGCTTCTGCCAGCACTCGTGTTCATTCTTGCGCTCTTCGTCTACCCGTTTGCATACGGCATCGGGCTGACGGCGCAGCCGCTTCAGCGCACCGTCGATCAATGGGGCGGCGGCATCTTCGCCAACTACGTGCAGTTCTTCAACGACCCATTCATCTTCGATTCGGTCTGGCTGACCATGCGCCTCGCGCTGCCTGCCGCGCTCTTCAACGTTCTTGTGTCGATCCCCCTTGCATTCAAGCTCCGCGGCAAATTCCGCGGCAAACGCCTGATGTCGGCGCTCCTCGTGCTGCCCATTACGCTCGGCACGGTGCTCACTGCGCAGGGACTTCTGATTTTCGCTGGTCGTCAGGGCTGGCTCAACCGGTTTCTGCTCGACATCGGTCTGATCGACCAGCCGCTGCAGCTTGTGAATAACTACCTCGGTGTGATGTTCTCGCTGATCATCTCCGGGTTCCCCTTCGCCTTCCTTCTTGTGTCGTCATACCTTTCTGGGATCGATCCGTCGCTGGAATCGGCTGCCAAGACGTTGGGAGCCAATTGGCGACAGCGATTCACACGTGTGACGTTGCCGCTGCTCGCTCCGGGGCTGGCGACAACGTTCATCCTGACGTTCGTTCTGGCGTTCAGCGTCTTCCCGTCCGCTCGCCTCGTTGGTGACCCAGGCGGAAGCACGCGTGTCATGGCACTGATGGCGTATCGGGCATTCGGCGAGCAGCAGAACTACAGCATGGCGTCGACGATCGCCATTCTCATGGGAGTCGTCGAGCTCATCGTCATCGCCGTCGTCCTTCTCGGGCGCTCATTCTTATACAAGGGATCAACGGGAGGGAAGGGCTGA
- a CDS encoding ABC transporter substrate-binding protein, whose protein sequence is MAASSLMLSGCAASDTTEADTTTVNFRLWDETVAKAYEASFDEFEEQNPNIKVNINVVPWADYWSKLRTDVASGTMDDVYWINNSYYGAYVDSGNLMDVGAVMGSAAAEAWEPSVVDQFTRNGTLWGVPQLYDAGIAVYYNADILEAAGVTPEQLNDLSWNPEKPDKEKQSDDQAAADTYLEVARKLTLDSSGKAGDTKGFDGDSVEQYGTNIAYDLQAILLPFIGSNGGAFQKGDEFAFAGENSAKAINYLVQAINKYHVAPSAADTNDDGDFSLNAFTQGKMAMFQSGLYNLKNVSEGADFDWGVAMLPAGPEGRVSVTNGIVAAGNAASEKKDAVKKVLGWLGSEQGNAYLGADGAAVPGVVAAQDTYFDYWSKKDVDVSPFFDVVSDGKTIPAPTGPNYSKGYEKFDPIFKEIFAGTVKPLDGLEQAQAEANGAIGSGN, encoded by the coding sequence GTGGCAGCATCTTCCCTTATGCTGTCTGGCTGCGCTGCCTCTGACACGACCGAGGCAGACACCACAACAGTCAATTTCCGGCTGTGGGACGAAACCGTCGCCAAGGCCTACGAGGCCTCGTTCGACGAGTTCGAAGAGCAGAACCCGAACATCAAGGTGAACATCAACGTCGTTCCCTGGGCCGACTACTGGTCGAAGCTGCGCACCGACGTTGCGAGCGGAACCATGGACGACGTCTACTGGATCAACAACTCCTACTACGGCGCCTACGTTGACTCGGGCAACCTCATGGACGTCGGCGCTGTCATGGGCTCCGCCGCGGCAGAGGCGTGGGAGCCGAGTGTCGTCGACCAGTTCACGCGCAATGGCACGCTGTGGGGCGTGCCTCAGCTGTACGACGCCGGCATCGCTGTCTATTACAACGCCGACATTCTCGAGGCTGCCGGAGTGACGCCGGAGCAGCTGAACGATCTGTCGTGGAACCCCGAGAAGCCAGACAAAGAGAAGCAGTCCGACGACCAAGCGGCGGCAGACACCTACCTCGAGGTCGCCCGCAAGCTCACCCTCGACTCGAGCGGAAAAGCCGGAGACACCAAGGGCTTCGACGGTGACTCCGTCGAGCAGTACGGCACGAATATCGCCTACGATCTGCAGGCGATTCTGCTACCTTTCATCGGGTCAAACGGCGGTGCATTCCAAAAGGGCGACGAGTTCGCATTCGCAGGCGAGAATTCGGCGAAGGCCATCAACTACCTCGTGCAGGCCATCAACAAGTACCACGTGGCACCGTCGGCCGCCGATACGAACGATGACGGCGACTTCAGCCTCAACGCGTTCACCCAGGGCAAGATGGCCATGTTCCAATCGGGGCTGTACAACCTCAAGAACGTGTCAGAGGGTGCCGACTTTGACTGGGGCGTCGCCATGCTCCCGGCCGGGCCCGAGGGCCGTGTCTCCGTGACGAACGGCATTGTGGCCGCGGGCAACGCGGCAAGCGAGAAGAAGGATGCGGTCAAGAAGGTGCTCGGCTGGCTCGGAAGCGAGCAGGGCAACGCCTATTTGGGCGCCGACGGCGCAGCCGTTCCCGGCGTTGTCGCAGCTCAGGACACCTACTTCGACTACTGGAGCAAGAAAGACGTCGACGTGTCGCCGTTCTTCGATGTCGTCTCCGATGGCAAGACGATCCCCGCTCCCACCGGGCCGAACTACAGCAAGGGCTACGAAAAGTTCGACCCCATCTTCAAGGAGATCTTTGCGGGAACAGTGAAGCCGCTCGACGGGCTGGAGCAGGCGCAGGCCGAAGCGAATGGGGCAATCGGCTCCGGCAATTGA
- a CDS encoding extracellular solute-binding protein has translation MRVTKRTATISAVAAAALLFTGCTAPGSGSENQEPADAGNVPDKPSAPVTLNILDVAGAQKEVGAMVEDYVAEHSDIISAVNWESGGSPDLVGTVKPQVDSGDLQIDLVFTGNDGLSAGIGQDLWVPIVSDYGDRLSNQKNYLEPAANMQELAEGFGAVVSYYPSGPLLNYNPKEVDDVPSTPEELLAWAKAHPGKFGYARPANSGPGRTFLMGLPYILGDEDPADPENGWDKTWDYLADIGQYVSNYPTGTGQVVSNMADGTWTMIPTTTGWDINPRAEGSLPEWIEASAFDEFTWVTDAHYAVVPKGQSADKLSAILLMLQDMLTPEQNAKAYDHGYFYPGPAVKDATLDLAPKESQEVIAEFGRDWYDDLIEKMPKETPLTPDEMVKAFDIWDRTIGVGKYESE, from the coding sequence ATGCGCGTCACGAAACGGACCGCAACGATCTCGGCGGTTGCAGCAGCTGCATTGCTGTTCACCGGCTGCACAGCACCCGGCTCGGGCTCCGAAAACCAGGAGCCCGCCGACGCGGGAAATGTGCCAGACAAACCCTCAGCTCCCGTCACACTGAACATCCTCGATGTGGCCGGGGCGCAGAAAGAAGTCGGCGCCATGGTCGAGGACTACGTCGCGGAGCATTCCGACATCATCTCGGCTGTGAACTGGGAGAGCGGCGGCTCGCCCGATCTCGTCGGAACGGTGAAGCCGCAAGTTGACAGCGGCGACCTGCAGATTGATCTCGTTTTCACGGGAAATGACGGGCTCTCCGCAGGAATCGGCCAGGATCTCTGGGTTCCGATTGTCTCTGACTACGGCGACCGCTTGTCGAATCAGAAGAACTATCTCGAACCAGCAGCCAACATGCAGGAGCTGGCCGAGGGATTCGGAGCGGTTGTCTCGTACTATCCCTCCGGCCCACTGCTCAACTACAACCCGAAAGAGGTTGACGACGTGCCCTCGACGCCAGAGGAGCTGCTCGCGTGGGCGAAAGCGCATCCCGGCAAATTCGGGTACGCACGCCCGGCCAACTCAGGCCCTGGGCGCACGTTCTTGATGGGTCTTCCCTACATCTTGGGAGACGAAGACCCGGCGGATCCGGAGAACGGCTGGGACAAGACCTGGGATTACCTGGCAGACATTGGTCAGTATGTGTCGAATTACCCGACGGGAACCGGTCAAGTCGTCTCAAATATGGCCGACGGCACCTGGACGATGATTCCAACGACGACAGGCTGGGACATCAACCCGAGGGCAGAAGGCTCGCTTCCCGAGTGGATCGAGGCCTCGGCATTCGATGAGTTCACGTGGGTGACAGACGCGCACTATGCGGTGGTCCCGAAGGGGCAGTCCGCAGACAAGCTGTCGGCGATTCTTCTGATGCTTCAAGACATGCTGACGCCGGAGCAGAACGCGAAGGCGTATGACCACGGCTACTTCTACCCTGGCCCGGCCGTCAAGGACGCGACGCTTGATCTTGCGCCGAAGGAAAGCCAAGAAGTGATCGCCGAGTTCGGTCGCGACTGGTACGACGACCTGATCGAGAAGATGCCGAAAGAGACTCCGCTGACGCCAGACGAGATGGTCAAGGCATTTGACATCTGGGACCGCACTATCGGGGTCGGAAAGTATGAGTCCGAGTAA
- a CDS encoding ABC transporter ATP-binding protein, with translation MNISATKFDALELVNVGRSFGGQVALTELSLTIRAGEFIALLGPSGCGKSTALNCLAGLLPLTHGEVLIDGKRVDVLPAEKRDFGMVFQNYALFPHLSVQKNVAFGLQMRGTPRAEVTRRVAEALALVRLEEHARKLPGQLSGGQQQRVAIARAIVLEPRLVLMDEPLSNLDAKLRLEMRSEIRRLHQALGLTTIYVTHDQEEALSMADRLVVLRDGHVQQIGTPQELHDSPANWHVADFMGYRNIVDLSVESVDGDTAVVADAGFRLVGTPVGAIAATDSVRVAIRPHDFAVVDRGHSGANTLEATVNAVEYQGREFALDVETLGGQRLHVTSEYAPALGDAVTLTVPQERVLVYPTALSTGAAQQQSPVGLVAS, from the coding sequence ATGAACATCTCTGCAACGAAATTCGATGCTCTTGAGCTGGTGAATGTCGGGCGCAGCTTCGGTGGCCAGGTCGCCCTGACCGAGTTGTCGCTGACGATCCGAGCAGGCGAGTTCATCGCCCTGCTCGGGCCGTCAGGCTGCGGCAAGTCGACAGCGCTCAATTGCTTGGCAGGCCTTCTGCCGCTGACGCATGGCGAGGTGCTGATCGACGGCAAACGCGTCGATGTGCTGCCGGCAGAGAAGCGCGACTTCGGAATGGTCTTTCAGAACTATGCGCTCTTTCCCCATCTCAGCGTGCAGAAGAACGTCGCCTTCGGACTGCAGATGCGCGGAACCCCGCGCGCAGAAGTGACGCGCCGCGTCGCCGAGGCGCTGGCGCTCGTGCGTCTTGAGGAGCACGCGAGAAAGCTGCCAGGGCAGCTCTCGGGAGGCCAGCAGCAGCGTGTGGCCATCGCCAGGGCCATTGTTCTCGAACCGCGGCTCGTGCTCATGGACGAACCTCTTTCGAATCTCGACGCGAAGCTTCGCCTCGAGATGCGCTCCGAAATCCGTCGCCTTCACCAGGCGCTCGGGCTCACGACGATCTATGTCACGCACGATCAGGAGGAGGCACTGTCGATGGCCGACCGCCTCGTCGTGCTGCGTGATGGTCACGTGCAGCAGATCGGAACCCCGCAGGAACTGCACGACAGTCCGGCGAACTGGCACGTCGCGGACTTCATGGGCTACCGCAACATCGTCGATCTCTCTGTGGAGAGTGTCGACGGCGACACGGCCGTCGTCGCAGACGCCGGTTTTCGCCTCGTCGGCACGCCGGTGGGAGCCATCGCCGCCACTGACAGCGTGCGGGTAGCGATCAGGCCGCACGATTTTGCGGTCGTGGATCGTGGCCACAGCGGTGCGAACACACTAGAGGCAACAGTGAACGCCGTCGAGTACCAGGGTCGTGAGTTCGCGCTCGACGTCGAGACGCTCGGCGGGCAGCGTTTGCACGTGACCTCTGAGTATGCGCCTGCGCTGGGGGATGCCGTCACGCTCACTGTTCCGCAGGAACGCGTGCTCGTCTATCCGACGGCGCTGAGCACCGGGGCCGCGCAACAGCAATCACCCGTCGGCCTGGTCGCATCATGA
- a CDS encoding mannitol dehydrogenase family protein gives MTESHAPAVAPRLSARTLDSVRASPEVSGPPAWWQQVQVGIVHLGVGAFVRSHQAVYTEDAMALTGERGWGILGVTGRTDAAARQLCPQNGLFTVLTRSTRGTSARIVGSLKDVLFPGDDSDHIAQSIAAATTHVATLTITEKGYRLTAGGGTDLSRSDVSDDVAVVADELTRGRSTAPSQTPIGLLVRGLARRFVLGAEPFTVLSCDNMPANGETTRTAVLTFAAAVARVADGEASGFVDWLKRSVAFPSSMVDRITPATTGSDRREGERLLGVRDEGLVAAESFAQWVIEDSFAGPRPAWELAGAILTDDVEPYERVKLRVLNAAHSMLAYLGALAGHDTIAEAVADEQLRERVWETLTTDVLPALRAPRGIDLPAYRDSVLERFANPALAHATRQVATDGSLKVPLRILSTASDRIASGHTPHGLALAVAAWIAFVAASMRDGAPPLDDPQAALLHESVADADAVASDPRALVDRIFARRQLVPADVAADDAFLASVVEKLAEVAALTAGARA, from the coding sequence ATGACTGAGAGCCACGCGCCCGCAGTGGCCCCACGGCTCTCTGCGCGCACGCTCGATTCCGTGCGTGCATCTCCCGAGGTGAGCGGGCCGCCGGCGTGGTGGCAGCAGGTTCAGGTGGGCATCGTCCACCTGGGCGTTGGTGCCTTCGTGCGCTCGCATCAGGCCGTCTACACCGAAGACGCAATGGCGCTCACCGGAGAGCGGGGGTGGGGAATTCTCGGCGTGACAGGCAGAACGGATGCTGCCGCAAGGCAGCTCTGCCCGCAGAACGGCCTCTTCACCGTGCTGACTCGTTCGACGCGGGGCACGAGTGCTCGCATCGTCGGCTCTCTGAAGGACGTGCTCTTTCCCGGTGACGACTCCGATCACATCGCCCAGTCGATTGCTGCCGCGACGACGCACGTCGCCACGCTCACCATCACCGAGAAGGGGTACAGGCTGACCGCGGGCGGCGGCACAGACCTGAGTCGCTCAGACGTCAGCGACGATGTCGCCGTTGTCGCGGACGAGCTCACACGCGGGCGCAGCACCGCGCCGTCGCAGACTCCGATCGGGCTCCTCGTGCGGGGACTCGCCCGACGCTTTGTGCTCGGGGCCGAACCGTTCACCGTGCTCTCGTGCGACAACATGCCGGCAAACGGCGAAACGACGCGCACGGCGGTGCTGACGTTCGCGGCGGCTGTCGCGCGGGTCGCCGACGGCGAAGCATCCGGATTTGTTGATTGGCTTAAGCGCAGCGTCGCCTTTCCCTCGAGCATGGTTGACCGCATCACACCGGCGACGACAGGCAGCGACCGCCGCGAGGGGGAGCGTCTGCTCGGTGTGCGCGACGAGGGGCTCGTCGCCGCCGAGTCGTTCGCGCAGTGGGTCATCGAAGACAGTTTTGCCGGCCCGCGTCCCGCGTGGGAGCTCGCCGGGGCGATTCTCACAGACGATGTCGAACCGTACGAACGAGTGAAGCTGCGCGTTCTCAATGCCGCGCACTCAATGCTCGCCTACCTCGGCGCTCTCGCCGGTCACGACACCATCGCCGAAGCGGTTGCCGATGAGCAGCTGCGGGAGCGCGTCTGGGAAACCCTCACGACCGATGTGCTCCCCGCCCTTCGTGCGCCACGGGGAATCGACCTGCCCGCATACCGCGATTCAGTGCTCGAGAGATTCGCCAACCCCGCGCTCGCACACGCGACGCGTCAGGTAGCGACAGACGGATCGCTGAAGGTTCCGCTGCGCATTCTGAGCACGGCATCCGACCGCATTGCGTCCGGCCACACGCCGCACGGCCTTGCACTTGCCGTCGCCGCATGGATCGCCTTCGTCGCCGCGAGCATGCGCGACGGGGCTCCGCCGCTTGACGACCCGCAGGCTGCGCTCCTGCATGAGAGCGTCGCAGACGCGGACGCTGTCGCGAGCGATCCGCGCGCGCTCGTCGACCGCATCTTCGCTCGCCGCCAGCTCGTTCCCGCTGATGTCGCAGCCGATGATGCGTTCCTCGCCTCCGTCGTCGAGAAGCTGGCAGAGGTGGCCGCCCTGACCGCGGGAGCGCGGGCGTAG
- a CDS encoding carbohydrate ABC transporter permease produces the protein MTSRSSERLRMPVRTPQSRAPRRALAALGVYALLLVGAAVTLLPFAFSVMTAFTTPTQFAREGAASLPSPATLDNIGELLGGGFGFGRSLGVTLAMTAVLLVGQLGFSIMAAYAFARIEFPGRSILFWTYLSALMVPAVVLVIPLYLMMVQLGLRNTFWGLVLPFMFGSPYAVFLLREYFRGIPRDLVDAARIDGAGHFRIMTGIVVPLSRPIIVTLALITVVTAWNSFLWPLVVTTGKTWGVITVATASLQSQYTSNWTLVMAATTLALVPLVIVFLIFQKHIVKSITITGFK, from the coding sequence ATGACCTCTCGTAGCAGCGAAAGGCTCCGGATGCCGGTGCGCACACCGCAGTCACGTGCGCCGCGCCGCGCGCTCGCTGCCCTTGGCGTGTACGCCCTTCTGCTCGTTGGCGCGGCCGTCACGCTTCTCCCCTTCGCCTTCAGCGTGATGACGGCGTTCACGACACCGACACAGTTTGCTCGCGAAGGCGCCGCGTCGCTGCCCAGCCCGGCGACGCTCGACAACATCGGCGAGCTGCTCGGCGGCGGTTTCGGCTTCGGACGCTCGCTTGGAGTGACTCTCGCCATGACGGCGGTGCTTCTCGTCGGTCAGCTGGGCTTCTCGATCATGGCGGCCTATGCCTTCGCCCGCATCGAGTTTCCCGGGCGCAGCATCCTGTTCTGGACCTACCTCTCGGCGCTCATGGTTCCGGCCGTCGTACTCGTCATTCCGCTCTATCTCATGATGGTGCAGCTGGGACTTCGCAATACTTTCTGGGGGCTCGTTCTGCCCTTCATGTTCGGAAGTCCATACGCAGTTTTCCTGTTGAGAGAGTATTTCCGAGGCATCCCTCGAGACCTCGTCGACGCTGCCCGCATTGATGGCGCCGGGCATTTTCGCATCATGACGGGTATCGTGGTTCCGTTGTCGCGACCAATTATCGTCACCTTGGCGCTCATCACCGTCGTCACTGCCTGGAACAGTTTTCTCTGGCCGCTCGTGGTGACAACGGGGAAGACCTGGGGTGTGATCACGGTCGCGACTGCTAGCCTCCAATCTCAGTACACGAGCAATTGGACGCTGGTGATGGCCGCGACGACGTTAGCCCTCGTTCCGCTGGTGATCGTGTTCCTGATCTTTCAGAAGCACATCGTCAAGTCCATCACCATTACCGGTTTCAAATAG
- a CDS encoding carbohydrate ABC transporter permease, which translates to MPGVSDTAKPAVPSTPRVPRRFGRRAHEVSSAYALLAPSLFGLVAFLLFPILVVFWLSFHQWDLLSAPVWVGADNYVSVLGDAEFLNSLLITVGFVVIVIPVQTALGLLAASLLTRGLPGSAVFRVIYVLPWISAPLALGIVWKWILAPTDGLLNTLIGARIEWLTSPALALPSVAAVVIWTNVGYITLFFVAGLLSIPPYIVDAARIDGAGPSAIFWRIKLPLLRPTMFFVLVTSVISVFQLFDQVYALTKGGPHAVTDAGTLGYTDVVAMRLYTRAFSTFELGQAGVIAVVLLVLLVLITVAQQVYFRRRTTYDLS; encoded by the coding sequence ATGCCTGGCGTGAGCGACACCGCGAAGCCCGCGGTGCCATCGACGCCTCGGGTGCCTCGCCGCTTCGGCAGACGAGCTCATGAGGTTTCCTCTGCGTATGCGCTTCTCGCGCCGAGCTTGTTCGGGCTTGTCGCGTTTCTGCTCTTCCCGATCCTCGTCGTGTTCTGGCTCAGCTTTCACCAGTGGGATCTGCTGAGCGCCCCCGTGTGGGTTGGCGCAGACAACTACGTGAGCGTGCTCGGAGATGCCGAGTTTCTCAATTCGCTTCTCATCACCGTCGGCTTCGTCGTCATCGTGATTCCCGTGCAGACCGCGCTCGGGCTGCTCGCTGCCTCGCTCCTGACCCGAGGTCTTCCGGGCAGCGCCGTGTTTCGAGTGATCTACGTTCTGCCGTGGATCAGCGCGCCGCTCGCGCTCGGCATCGTGTGGAAGTGGATTCTTGCGCCAACGGACGGCCTGCTGAACACGCTCATCGGCGCGCGAATCGAGTGGCTGACGAGCCCGGCGCTTGCGCTGCCCAGCGTTGCCGCCGTCGTCATCTGGACGAACGTCGGCTACATCACCCTGTTCTTCGTCGCCGGGCTGCTCAGCATTCCGCCGTACATCGTCGATGCCGCACGCATCGATGGCGCGGGGCCCTCCGCCATCTTCTGGCGCATCAAACTTCCGCTGCTTCGCCCCACAATGTTCTTCGTGCTCGTCACGAGCGTGATCAGCGTCTTTCAGCTCTTCGACCAGGTATACGCGCTCACAAAGGGCGGGCCGCACGCTGTCACCGACGCGGGAACGCTCGGCTATACAGACGTCGTCGCCATGCGCCTGTACACCCGGGCGTTTTCAACGTTCGAGTTGGGCCAGGCAGGGGTCATCGCCGTCGTGCTTCTTGTTCTGCTCGTTCTCATCACCGTGGCGCAGCAGGTGTATTTCCGACGGAGGACCACGTATGACCTCTCGTAG
- the rpsR gene encoding 30S ribosomal protein S18: MAGKSSGQGRKPSRGKGAKASAPAKSIRVGVIDYKDVATLRKFISERGKIRARRITGVSVQEQRLIARAIKNAREMALLPYAGSGR; this comes from the coding sequence ATGGCTGGAAAGTCGAGCGGCCAGGGCCGCAAGCCTTCCCGCGGTAAGGGTGCAAAGGCATCCGCCCCGGCGAAGTCAATTCGTGTCGGCGTCATTGATTACAAAGACGTCGCCACACTCCGCAAGTTCATCTCAGAGCGTGGAAAGATCCGCGCTCGTCGCATCACCGGTGTCTCCGTGCAGGAACAGCGCCTGATCGCACGGGCAATCAAGAACGCCCGCGAAATGGCACTTCTGCCTTACGCCGGCTCGGGCCGCTAA
- a CDS encoding single-stranded DNA-binding protein → MAGETVITVVGNLTADPELRYTQSGLAVANFTIASTPRTFDRQANEWKDGEALFLRASVWREFAEHVAGTLTKGSRVIAQGRLKQRSFETREGEKRTVIELDVDEIGPSLRYATAQVTRAQSSGGGQGRVQSAPGQNDEPWAPAAQSQPQSGGGDGWATPGSYGDETPF, encoded by the coding sequence ATGGCTGGCGAGACCGTCATCACCGTGGTGGGCAACCTCACCGCCGATCCCGAACTGCGCTACACGCAGTCGGGGCTTGCGGTTGCCAACTTCACGATCGCGTCTACTCCTCGTACGTTCGACCGTCAGGCGAACGAGTGGAAAGACGGTGAAGCACTCTTCCTGCGTGCGAGCGTCTGGCGCGAATTCGCCGAGCACGTCGCAGGCACTCTCACCAAGGGCAGCCGCGTCATCGCTCAGGGGCGTCTCAAGCAACGTTCGTTTGAGACCCGCGAGGGCGAGAAGCGCACAGTGATCGAGCTTGATGTCGACGAGATCGGCCCGAGCCTTCGCTATGCAACGGCGCAGGTCACCCGTGCACAGTCGTCTGGTGGTGGGCAGGGACGTGTTCAGTCCGCGCCCGGCCAGAACGACGAGCCTTGGGCTCCAGCAGCGCAGTCGCAGCCCCAGTCGGGCGGCGGCGACGGGTGGGCAACACCCGGAAGCTACGGCGACGAAACCCCGTTCTAA